Proteins found in one Bordetella genomosp. 11 genomic segment:
- a CDS encoding branched-chain amino acid ABC transporter permease translates to MQLLSALITGISLGSMYGVVALGFTMTYAVSGTVNFAQGSSVMLGAVLCFAFSQSVGAPMWLAVPLALAVCAVYGMAVEALAVRPFASRGSNAWLMSTVALGIVLDNVVMHTFGKEPRSLPSPLVGEQISLGGVGLGVYALHLVIPAVGLAMAAALHVVSRRTRWGKALLAVAQNRDAARLMGIPIRRAITASFALSTCFAGIAGILIAPLFNVSAEMGTLFGIKAFAVAILGGIGSAWGVMAAGLLFGIAEALIVTYIGSGYTQIITFGLVIVLLAMRPDGLLGQAGVRKV, encoded by the coding sequence ATGCAGCTACTTTCCGCGCTCATTACCGGGATCAGCCTGGGCAGCATGTACGGCGTGGTCGCGCTGGGCTTCACCATGACCTACGCGGTGTCGGGCACGGTCAACTTCGCCCAGGGCAGTTCGGTGATGCTGGGCGCGGTGCTGTGCTTCGCTTTCTCGCAGTCCGTGGGCGCGCCCATGTGGCTGGCCGTGCCGCTGGCCCTTGCCGTCTGCGCGGTCTACGGCATGGCGGTGGAGGCGCTGGCCGTCCGGCCCTTCGCCAGCCGCGGCTCCAATGCCTGGCTGATGTCCACGGTCGCGCTGGGCATCGTGCTCGACAACGTGGTCATGCACACCTTCGGCAAGGAGCCGCGCAGCCTGCCCTCGCCGCTGGTGGGCGAACAGATTTCGCTGGGCGGCGTCGGCCTGGGCGTGTATGCGCTGCATCTGGTGATCCCCGCCGTCGGCCTGGCCATGGCGGCCGCGCTGCATGTGGTGTCGCGCCGCACGCGATGGGGCAAGGCCCTGCTGGCCGTGGCGCAGAACCGCGACGCCGCGCGCTTGATGGGTATCCCGATACGGCGCGCCATTACCGCGTCGTTCGCCCTTTCCACCTGCTTCGCCGGCATCGCCGGCATCCTGATCGCGCCGCTGTTCAACGTCAGCGCGGAGATGGGCACGCTGTTCGGCATCAAGGCGTTCGCCGTCGCCATCCTGGGCGGTATCGGCAGCGCCTGGGGCGTGATGGCCGCCGGCCTGCTGTTCGGCATCGCCGAAGCGCTGATCGTCACCTACATCGGTTCCGGCTACACCCAGATCATCACCTTCGGCCTGGTAATCGTGCTGCTGGCGATGCGGCCGGACGGCCTGCTGGGCCAGGCGGGAGTACGCAAGGTATGA
- a CDS encoding ABC transporter substrate-binding protein yields the protein MIRPSRRTFTAATAAIMFGLGWLPAVQGAEPIKIGLVAALSGQSALSGEAITRGLQTAIDEINAQGGLLGGRQLVLVRRDDESNPAKGVTAARELIYREKVAVFFGGIDTPVALAIAPLANQAKVPFMNPWAAGTAITRNGADPNYVFRVSAVDELVDKGMLAYAQKTFHTSKFGLLMINNPWGESNQKGLVAALKEKGMAPVASEKFEATDVDIVPQLTRLKAAGADTIFLVANVGPAAQVVKSMDRMGWKVPVVSHWGVAGGRFTELGGPNASNVHFVQTYSFYGKLSPVGEQVVKELKAKYPDIKQPSDITPAVGVANAYDGMRLTALAIAKAGSTDGDAIRKGYYAIDQYQGLIKTYSHPFSPTQHDALTENDYVWAQFIDNRIVPVGMKP from the coding sequence ATGATCCGTCCATCCCGCCGCACATTCACCGCAGCCACCGCCGCCATCATGTTCGGCCTGGGCTGGCTGCCCGCCGTCCAGGGCGCCGAACCCATCAAGATCGGTCTCGTCGCCGCGCTCTCTGGCCAGTCCGCGCTGTCGGGCGAGGCGATCACGCGCGGCCTGCAGACGGCCATCGACGAGATCAATGCGCAAGGCGGCCTGCTCGGCGGGCGGCAGCTGGTGCTGGTGCGGCGCGACGATGAATCCAATCCCGCCAAGGGCGTGACCGCCGCTCGCGAGCTGATCTACCGCGAGAAGGTCGCCGTGTTCTTCGGCGGCATCGATACGCCGGTGGCGCTGGCGATCGCGCCGCTCGCGAACCAGGCCAAGGTGCCCTTCATGAATCCCTGGGCCGCGGGCACCGCCATCACGCGCAACGGCGCGGATCCCAACTACGTCTTCCGTGTGTCGGCCGTCGACGAACTGGTCGACAAGGGCATGCTCGCCTACGCCCAAAAGACCTTCCACACGTCGAAGTTCGGGCTGCTGATGATCAACAACCCATGGGGCGAATCGAACCAGAAGGGCCTGGTCGCCGCGCTCAAGGAAAAAGGCATGGCCCCCGTGGCCAGCGAGAAGTTCGAAGCCACCGACGTCGACATCGTGCCCCAGCTCACCCGCCTGAAGGCGGCCGGCGCCGATACGATTTTCCTGGTGGCCAACGTCGGCCCCGCCGCACAGGTGGTGAAGTCCATGGACCGCATGGGCTGGAAGGTACCGGTCGTCTCGCACTGGGGCGTGGCCGGCGGCCGCTTCACCGAGCTGGGCGGCCCCAACGCCAGCAACGTGCATTTCGTCCAGACCTATAGCTTCTACGGCAAACTCTCGCCCGTGGGCGAGCAGGTCGTGAAGGAACTGAAGGCCAAGTACCCGGACATCAAGCAGCCCAGCGATATCACGCCCGCGGTGGGCGTGGCCAATGCCTACGACGGCATGCGCCTGACCGCGCTGGCCATCGCAAAGGCCGGATCGACCGACGGCGATGCCATCCGCAAGGGCTATTACGCCATCGATCAATACCAGGGCCTGATCAAGACCTACTCCCATCCCTTCAGCCCCACCCAGCACGATGCCCTTACGGAAAACGACTATGTCTGGGCGCAATTCATCGACAACCGCATCGTGCCCGTCGGCATGAAGCCCTGA
- a CDS encoding polysaccharide deacetylase family protein: MVSRFDKPATHDRFDYSPIHQRPDYHWPGGARLAVYLGFNIEHFAFGEGLGAKLGAALAEPDVLNYSWREYGNRVGAWRCLELFDALGFPAGIIANTSVFDHCEGLIEACMRRGDELIGHGHTNSDHQSTLSEDQERALLEHCRDRIAALGGRADGWLSPWIAESRVTTDLLAETGYRYTLNWAHDDQPVRMRTRGGQRFWSIPYPQELNDIPMIVARQMDAKDFAGMIVDNFDEMRRQSRRQPLVMGIALHPYLVGQPYRLLHLRRALEHIARARDDGDIWITTPGAICRHVDALP; this comes from the coding sequence ATGGTTTCCCGCTTCGACAAACCGGCCACGCACGACAGGTTCGACTATTCGCCCATCCATCAGCGTCCCGACTACCATTGGCCCGGCGGCGCGCGGCTGGCGGTCTACCTGGGGTTCAACATCGAGCATTTCGCCTTCGGCGAAGGACTGGGCGCGAAACTCGGCGCCGCGCTGGCGGAACCGGACGTGCTGAATTATTCGTGGCGCGAGTACGGCAACCGCGTGGGCGCGTGGCGCTGCCTGGAGCTGTTCGATGCGCTGGGCTTTCCCGCCGGCATCATCGCCAATACGTCCGTGTTCGACCATTGCGAAGGGCTTATCGAAGCGTGCATGCGGCGCGGCGACGAATTGATCGGCCACGGCCACACCAATTCGGATCACCAGAGCACGCTGTCCGAAGACCAGGAGCGCGCGCTCCTGGAGCATTGCCGCGATCGCATCGCCGCGCTGGGCGGCCGCGCCGACGGATGGCTGTCGCCCTGGATCGCCGAATCGCGCGTCACCACCGACCTGCTGGCGGAAACCGGTTACCGCTACACCTTGAACTGGGCCCACGACGACCAGCCGGTGCGCATGCGTACGCGCGGCGGCCAGCGCTTCTGGTCGATTCCCTATCCGCAGGAACTGAACGACATCCCGATGATCGTCGCGCGCCAGATGGACGCCAAGGACTTCGCCGGCATGATCGTCGACAACTTCGACGAGATGCGGCGGCAGTCGCGGCGGCAGCCGCTGGTGATGGGCATCGCGCTGCATCCCTATCTGGTCGGCCAGCCGTATCGGCTGCTGCATTTGCGCCGGGCGCTGGAGCACATCGCGCGGGCGCGCGACGACGGCGATATCTGGATCACGACGCCGGGCGCCATCTGCCGCCACGTCGACGCGCTGCCATGA
- a CDS encoding GntR family transcriptional regulator — protein sequence MTAATRKSAAPRPRGRPKVRPARLVSARAAARGDEQANDGEERVYQAVLQSVLGQRLKPGTKLPEAALCELFGVGRSLVQRVLQRLARDHVVELRPNRGAVVAVPTPEEVGKLFEARRALEAAIVPLVVLHATRADYAMLRRHLRQEHQAMRRSGQAQWALLASAFHTKLAELSRNPLLQRYLMETVSRCALVVAIYQPPGNATCEHDEHAHVVDLIERGETAAAVRAMDQHLRDLEAHINIVTETVSASLADMLGLA from the coding sequence ATGACGGCCGCGACAAGGAAATCCGCCGCGCCGCGGCCCCGCGGGCGGCCCAAGGTGCGTCCCGCCCGGCTGGTATCGGCCAGGGCGGCGGCCAGGGGCGACGAACAGGCCAACGACGGCGAGGAACGGGTCTACCAGGCCGTCCTGCAAAGCGTGCTGGGACAGCGGCTGAAGCCGGGCACCAAGCTGCCGGAGGCCGCGCTGTGCGAACTGTTCGGCGTCGGCCGCTCCCTGGTGCAGCGGGTGCTGCAGCGGCTGGCGCGCGATCACGTCGTCGAGCTGCGGCCCAACCGCGGCGCCGTCGTGGCGGTGCCCACGCCGGAGGAAGTCGGCAAGCTGTTCGAGGCCCGGCGCGCGCTGGAGGCCGCCATCGTGCCTTTGGTGGTGCTGCATGCCACGCGGGCGGACTACGCCATGCTGCGCCGGCATCTGCGCCAGGAGCACCAGGCCATGCGGCGTAGCGGGCAGGCGCAATGGGCTTTGCTGGCCAGCGCGTTCCACACCAAGCTGGCGGAGCTGTCGCGCAATCCCCTGCTGCAGCGGTATTTGATGGAAACGGTATCGCGCTGCGCGCTGGTGGTGGCGATCTACCAGCCCCCTGGCAATGCGACGTGCGAGCATGACGAGCATGCGCACGTGGTCGATCTGATCGAACGCGGCGAGACGGCCGCCGCCGTGCGCGCGATGGACCAGCACCTGCGCGACCTGGAGGCGCATATCAACATCGTCACGGAAACCGTGTCGGCCAGCCTGGCGGACATGCTGGGCCTGGCCTAG
- a CDS encoding LysR family transcriptional regulator yields the protein MIRLDDLTLFVRAAALGSFSHAAREVDLLPGQVSAAIKRLEAELGIRLFARSTRSLRLTAEGEQYLPYAVGALDTLREGGERLQPCDAALQGTLQIAAPSDIGRNLILPWLTGFRRQHPGLVLRLYLSDQITDVFRDPVDVALRYGRVGDASFVALPLAPANRRVLVAAPDYLARHGRPHSVDDLAAHACLVYMMHGRPYDKWRFGEGDGRRTVAVSGPMQCDDGDAVHRWALAGQGIAYKSWLDVGADVRAGRLEVILPHVAGEPAPLNLICPHRKQFSPAVRLLHAGLREVCEPLAEGMPAIAGE from the coding sequence ATGATCCGCCTGGACGACCTTACGCTGTTCGTGCGCGCCGCGGCGCTGGGCAGTTTCTCGCATGCCGCCCGCGAAGTCGACCTGCTGCCCGGCCAGGTCAGCGCGGCGATCAAGCGGCTGGAAGCGGAGCTGGGCATCCGCCTGTTCGCCCGCTCCACGCGCAGCCTGCGCCTGACCGCCGAAGGCGAACAGTATCTGCCCTATGCGGTCGGCGCGCTGGACACGCTGCGCGAAGGCGGCGAGCGCCTGCAGCCTTGCGATGCGGCGCTGCAGGGCACGCTGCAGATCGCCGCCCCCTCGGACATCGGTCGCAATCTGATCCTGCCCTGGCTGACGGGCTTTCGACGGCAGCATCCCGGGTTGGTGCTGCGGCTATACCTGTCCGATCAGATCACCGATGTCTTTCGCGATCCCGTGGACGTCGCACTGCGCTATGGCCGCGTCGGCGACGCCAGCTTCGTCGCCTTGCCGCTGGCGCCCGCCAACCGGCGCGTGCTGGTCGCGGCGCCGGACTACCTGGCCCGCCATGGCCGGCCGCACAGTGTGGACGACCTGGCCGCCCACGCCTGCCTGGTCTACATGATGCACGGCCGCCCCTACGACAAATGGCGTTTCGGCGAAGGCGACGGCCGCCGCACCGTGGCGGTGTCGGGGCCGATGCAATGCGACGACGGCGACGCCGTGCACCGTTGGGCCCTGGCCGGCCAGGGCATCGCGTACAAGTCCTGGCTGGATGTCGGTGCCGACGTCCGCGCCGGGCGGCTGGAAGTGATCCTGCCGCATGTTGCCGGCGAGCCCGCGCCCCTTAACCTGATCTGCCCGCATCGCAAGCAGTTTTCGCCGGCCGTGCGCCTGCTGCACGCCGGGCTGCGCGAGGTCTGCGAGCCGCTCGCCGAAGGCATGCCGGCGATCGCCGGCGAATGA